The proteins below are encoded in one region of Tiliqua scincoides isolate rTilSci1 chromosome 7, rTilSci1.hap2, whole genome shotgun sequence:
- the DHTKD1 gene encoding 2-oxoadipate dehydrogenase complex component E1 isoform X1: MAAALGARLGLGLLRPASSCLRPRRGYRSERGVYGYRPSRKAEGSGARAERQEEPSGRAVDHGLARLVTAYYEHGHKAAKINPLYTGQAVMDMVPEIQVVTEVLQGPFNTTGLLNMGKEEACLEDVLSYLDHIYCEHMSIETSQLSSLQEREWIAKRFEELKQEAFTTEEKKHLSKLMLESQEFDRFLATKFATVKRYSGEGAESMMGFFHELLKMCSYSGVTDIVLGMPHRGRLNLLTGLLQFPPELMFRKMRGLSEFPEISPAIGDVLSHLTASVELDFGSHRPIHVILLPNPSHLEAINPVAVGKTRGRQQTLHDGDYSLDASAQPGDKVICLQVHGDASFSGQGIVPETFTLSNLPHFRVGGSIHLIVNNQLGYTTPAERGRSSLYCSDIGKIVDCAIIHVNGDDPEEVIRAARLAVEYQRHFRKDVIVDFLCYRQWGHNELDEPFFTNPTMYKIIRSRKSIPDNYTEGLVGQGLMTEEEASEIKTSYYSALNEHLANMTFYTPPSVNLQANWSSMVEPSARITTWDTGIPVPLLQFVGVKSVEVPEGLQLHSHILKTHTQSRVLKMEEGAKLDWATAEALAFGSLLSQGFNIRLSGQDVGRGTFSQRHAMLVCQETGETYIPLNHMSPDQKGFLEVSNSPLSEEAVLGFEYGMSIESPKLLPIWEAQFGDFFNGAQIIFDTFISGGEAKWLLQSGIVILLPHGYDGAGPEHSSCRIERFLQMCDSSEEGVDGDHVNMFVVHPTTPAQYFHLLRRQMVRNFRKPLIVASPKILFRLPAAVSSLVEMAPGTNFRPVIGDSSVDPKNVSRVVLCSGKHYYALAKQREMLGEQKQNTAIIRLEELCPFPLEALQQEMNRFTNAKAFIWSQEEPQNMGPWTFVSPRFEKQLACKLSLVSRPPLPAPAVGIGTLHQKQHEELLAKTFA, translated from the exons ATGGCTGCTGCGCTGGGCGCCCGGCTCGGGCTCGGGCTGCTGCGGCCGGCCTCGTCGTGCCTGCGCCCGCGGCGGGGCTACCGCAGCGAGAGGGGCGTCTACGGCTACCGGCCGAGCCGCAAGGCGGAGGGCAGCGGCGCCCGCGCGGAGCGGCAGGAGGAGCCCTCGGGGCGCGCAG TTGACCATGGACTGGCTCGTTTAGTGACAGCATACTACGAACATGGCCACAAAGCAGCTAAGATCAACCCTTTGTACACTGGCCAGGCTGTGATGGACATGGTGCCTGAGATTCAGGTTGTGACAGAAGTACTGCAAGGACCATTCAATACTACAG GGCTTTTGaacatgggaaaggaagaagCCTGCTTGGAGGATGTATTGTCTTATTTAGATCATATATACTGCGAACATATGTCTATTGAGACCAGTCAACTGTCAAGCCTGCAGGAAAGGGAATGGATTGCTAAACGGTTTGAAGAGTTGAAACAAGAAGCATTCACGACGGAGGAGAAAAAGCACTTGTCCAAACTCATGTTAGAATCTcag GAATTTGATCGTTTTTTGGCCACAAAGTTTGCCACAGTGAAAAGATATAGTGGAGAAGGCGCAGAGAGCATGATGGGTTTCTTTcatgaattgttaaaaatgtgctCCTACAGTGGGGTGACAGACATTGTTCTTGGAATGCCTCATCGAGGCAGACTGAATCTCCTCACAGGGCTTCTTCAGTTTCCACCTGAG CTGATGTTCCGAAAGATGCGAGGCTTGAGTGAATTTCCAGAGATATCACCAGCCATTGGAGATGTCCTATCTCACCTGACTGCTTCGGTGGAACTGGACTTTGGGTCTCACCGCCCTATTCATGTCATCCTGTTGCCAAACCCATCCCACCTAGAAGCTATTAACCCTGTGGCAGTTGGCAAAACAAGGGGGAGACAACAAACGCTGCATGATGGAGATTACTCTCTAGATGCTTCCGCACAGCCTGGAGACAAAGTCATCTGCCTGCAG GTTCACGGCGATGCTTCTTTCAGTGGTCAAGGAATTGTTCCGGAAACCTTTACACTTTCCAATCTGCCACACTTCAGAGTAGGGGGAAGCATTCACCTGATTGTGAACAACCAACTGGGCTACACCACTCCGGCAGAGCGAGGAAGGTCATCCCTGTACTGCAGCGATATTG GTAAAATAGTTGACTGTGCAATTATCCATGTAAATGGTGATGACCCGGAAGAAGTCATCCGAGCTGCACGATTGGCTGTTGAATACCAGCGTCATTTCCGCAAGGACGTGATTGTAGACTTCCTGTGCTACCGACAGTGGGGTCACAATGAACTGGATGAACCATTCTTCACTAACCCCACCATGTATAAAATCATAAG GTCCCGTAAGAGTATTCCAGACAATTACACGGAGGGTCTGGTAGGCCAGGGACTCATGACAGAGGAAGAAGCGTCTGAGATAAAGACTTCCTACTACTCTGCCTTGAATGAGCATCTGGCCAACATGACTTTCTACACACCTCCATCCGTTAATCTTCAAGCGAACTGGAGTTCCATGGTGGAACCATCGGCAAGGATTACTACCTGGGACACAGGTATTCCGGTGCCGCTCCTTCAGTTTGTTGGGGTCAAATCTGTGGAGGTGCCGGAGGGCCTGCAGCTGCACAGCCACATCCTGAAGACACACACCCAG TCCAGAGTCCTGAAAATGGAGGAAGGAGCAAAATTAGACTGGGCCACAGCTGAAGCTCTAGCGTTTGGTTCTTTACTCAGTCAAG GTTTTAACATTCGTCTGAGTGGGCAAGATGTTGGCAGAGGAACGTTCAGCCAGCGGCATGCAATGTTGGTTTGCCAAGAAACAGGCGAAACTTATATCCCTTTGAATCACATGTCACCAGACCAGAAGGGCTTCCTTGAG GTGAGCAACAGCCCCCTCTCTGAAGAAGCGGTGCTTGGATTTGAGTACGGAATGAGCATTGAAAGCCCCAAATTGTTGCCCATTTGGGAGGCTCAGTTTGGTGACTTCTTTAATGGCGCTCAGATCATATTTGATACATTTATCTCTGGAG GGGAAGCAAAGTGGCTGCTGCAGAGTGGAATTGTCATTCTTCTTCCACACGGCTATGATGGTGCAGGACCAGAACACTCATCTTGTCGAATTGAACGTTTCTTGCAG ATGTGCGATAGCTCAGAGGAGGGAGTGGATGGTGACCATGTCAACATGTTTGTGGTACACCCAACAACTCCAGCACAGTATTTCCACTTACTTCGGAGGCAGATGGTCCGGAACTTCCGGAAGCCCTTAATTGTTGCTTCTCCCAAAATTCTGTTCAGGTTACCT GCTGCTGTGTCAAGTTTAGTGGAAATGGCTCCAGGAACAAACTTCAGACCAGTCATTGGTGATTCGTCAGTGGATCCTAAAAA TGTCAGCCGAGTAGTTCTCTGTTCTGGGAAACACTACTATGCTCTGGCAAAACAGCGGGAGATGCTTGGAGAACAGAAGCAGAACACTGCAATTATTCGATTAGAAGAACTGTGTCCTTTCCCACTTGAGGCTCTGCAACAGGAAATGAACCGGTTTACAAATGCCAAAG CATTTATCTGGAGTCAGGAGGAGCCACAGAACATGGggccctggacatttgtgtcacCAAGGTTTGAGAAACAACTGGCCTGTAAG CTCTCTCTTGTAAGCAGACCCCCTTTGCCAGCACCCGCAGTGGGCATTGGAACACTACACCAAAAACAGCACGAAGAACTCCTTGCCAAGACGTTTGCTTGA
- the DHTKD1 gene encoding 2-oxoadipate dehydrogenase complex component E1 isoform X2 codes for MDMVPEIQVVTEVLQGPFNTTGLLNMGKEEACLEDVLSYLDHIYCEHMSIETSQLSSLQEREWIAKRFEELKQEAFTTEEKKHLSKLMLESQEFDRFLATKFATVKRYSGEGAESMMGFFHELLKMCSYSGVTDIVLGMPHRGRLNLLTGLLQFPPELMFRKMRGLSEFPEISPAIGDVLSHLTASVELDFGSHRPIHVILLPNPSHLEAINPVAVGKTRGRQQTLHDGDYSLDASAQPGDKVICLQVHGDASFSGQGIVPETFTLSNLPHFRVGGSIHLIVNNQLGYTTPAERGRSSLYCSDIGKIVDCAIIHVNGDDPEEVIRAARLAVEYQRHFRKDVIVDFLCYRQWGHNELDEPFFTNPTMYKIIRSRKSIPDNYTEGLVGQGLMTEEEASEIKTSYYSALNEHLANMTFYTPPSVNLQANWSSMVEPSARITTWDTGIPVPLLQFVGVKSVEVPEGLQLHSHILKTHTQSRVLKMEEGAKLDWATAEALAFGSLLSQGFNIRLSGQDVGRGTFSQRHAMLVCQETGETYIPLNHMSPDQKGFLEVSNSPLSEEAVLGFEYGMSIESPKLLPIWEAQFGDFFNGAQIIFDTFISGGEAKWLLQSGIVILLPHGYDGAGPEHSSCRIERFLQMCDSSEEGVDGDHVNMFVVHPTTPAQYFHLLRRQMVRNFRKPLIVASPKILFRLPAAVSSLVEMAPGTNFRPVIGDSSVDPKNVSRVVLCSGKHYYALAKQREMLGEQKQNTAIIRLEELCPFPLEALQQEMNRFTNAKAFIWSQEEPQNMGPWTFVSPRFEKQLACKLSLVSRPPLPAPAVGIGTLHQKQHEELLAKTFA; via the exons ATGGACATGGTGCCTGAGATTCAGGTTGTGACAGAAGTACTGCAAGGACCATTCAATACTACAG GGCTTTTGaacatgggaaaggaagaagCCTGCTTGGAGGATGTATTGTCTTATTTAGATCATATATACTGCGAACATATGTCTATTGAGACCAGTCAACTGTCAAGCCTGCAGGAAAGGGAATGGATTGCTAAACGGTTTGAAGAGTTGAAACAAGAAGCATTCACGACGGAGGAGAAAAAGCACTTGTCCAAACTCATGTTAGAATCTcag GAATTTGATCGTTTTTTGGCCACAAAGTTTGCCACAGTGAAAAGATATAGTGGAGAAGGCGCAGAGAGCATGATGGGTTTCTTTcatgaattgttaaaaatgtgctCCTACAGTGGGGTGACAGACATTGTTCTTGGAATGCCTCATCGAGGCAGACTGAATCTCCTCACAGGGCTTCTTCAGTTTCCACCTGAG CTGATGTTCCGAAAGATGCGAGGCTTGAGTGAATTTCCAGAGATATCACCAGCCATTGGAGATGTCCTATCTCACCTGACTGCTTCGGTGGAACTGGACTTTGGGTCTCACCGCCCTATTCATGTCATCCTGTTGCCAAACCCATCCCACCTAGAAGCTATTAACCCTGTGGCAGTTGGCAAAACAAGGGGGAGACAACAAACGCTGCATGATGGAGATTACTCTCTAGATGCTTCCGCACAGCCTGGAGACAAAGTCATCTGCCTGCAG GTTCACGGCGATGCTTCTTTCAGTGGTCAAGGAATTGTTCCGGAAACCTTTACACTTTCCAATCTGCCACACTTCAGAGTAGGGGGAAGCATTCACCTGATTGTGAACAACCAACTGGGCTACACCACTCCGGCAGAGCGAGGAAGGTCATCCCTGTACTGCAGCGATATTG GTAAAATAGTTGACTGTGCAATTATCCATGTAAATGGTGATGACCCGGAAGAAGTCATCCGAGCTGCACGATTGGCTGTTGAATACCAGCGTCATTTCCGCAAGGACGTGATTGTAGACTTCCTGTGCTACCGACAGTGGGGTCACAATGAACTGGATGAACCATTCTTCACTAACCCCACCATGTATAAAATCATAAG GTCCCGTAAGAGTATTCCAGACAATTACACGGAGGGTCTGGTAGGCCAGGGACTCATGACAGAGGAAGAAGCGTCTGAGATAAAGACTTCCTACTACTCTGCCTTGAATGAGCATCTGGCCAACATGACTTTCTACACACCTCCATCCGTTAATCTTCAAGCGAACTGGAGTTCCATGGTGGAACCATCGGCAAGGATTACTACCTGGGACACAGGTATTCCGGTGCCGCTCCTTCAGTTTGTTGGGGTCAAATCTGTGGAGGTGCCGGAGGGCCTGCAGCTGCACAGCCACATCCTGAAGACACACACCCAG TCCAGAGTCCTGAAAATGGAGGAAGGAGCAAAATTAGACTGGGCCACAGCTGAAGCTCTAGCGTTTGGTTCTTTACTCAGTCAAG GTTTTAACATTCGTCTGAGTGGGCAAGATGTTGGCAGAGGAACGTTCAGCCAGCGGCATGCAATGTTGGTTTGCCAAGAAACAGGCGAAACTTATATCCCTTTGAATCACATGTCACCAGACCAGAAGGGCTTCCTTGAG GTGAGCAACAGCCCCCTCTCTGAAGAAGCGGTGCTTGGATTTGAGTACGGAATGAGCATTGAAAGCCCCAAATTGTTGCCCATTTGGGAGGCTCAGTTTGGTGACTTCTTTAATGGCGCTCAGATCATATTTGATACATTTATCTCTGGAG GGGAAGCAAAGTGGCTGCTGCAGAGTGGAATTGTCATTCTTCTTCCACACGGCTATGATGGTGCAGGACCAGAACACTCATCTTGTCGAATTGAACGTTTCTTGCAG ATGTGCGATAGCTCAGAGGAGGGAGTGGATGGTGACCATGTCAACATGTTTGTGGTACACCCAACAACTCCAGCACAGTATTTCCACTTACTTCGGAGGCAGATGGTCCGGAACTTCCGGAAGCCCTTAATTGTTGCTTCTCCCAAAATTCTGTTCAGGTTACCT GCTGCTGTGTCAAGTTTAGTGGAAATGGCTCCAGGAACAAACTTCAGACCAGTCATTGGTGATTCGTCAGTGGATCCTAAAAA TGTCAGCCGAGTAGTTCTCTGTTCTGGGAAACACTACTATGCTCTGGCAAAACAGCGGGAGATGCTTGGAGAACAGAAGCAGAACACTGCAATTATTCGATTAGAAGAACTGTGTCCTTTCCCACTTGAGGCTCTGCAACAGGAAATGAACCGGTTTACAAATGCCAAAG CATTTATCTGGAGTCAGGAGGAGCCACAGAACATGGggccctggacatttgtgtcacCAAGGTTTGAGAAACAACTGGCCTGTAAG CTCTCTCTTGTAAGCAGACCCCCTTTGCCAGCACCCGCAGTGGGCATTGGAACACTACACCAAAAACAGCACGAAGAACTCCTTGCCAAGACGTTTGCTTGA
- the SEC61A2 gene encoding protein transport protein Sec61 subunit alpha, whose product MGIKFLEVIKPFCAVLPEIQKPERKIQFREKVLWTAITLFIFLVCCQIPLFGIMSSDSADPFYWMRVILASNRGTLMELGISPIVTSGLIMQLLAGAKIIEVGDTPKDRALFNGAQKLFGMIITIGQAIVYVMTGMYGDPAEMGAGICLLIIIQLFVAGLIVLLLDELLQKGYGLGSGISLFIATNICETIVWKAFSPTTINTGRGTEFEGAVIALFHLLATRTDKVRALREAFYRQNLPNLMNLIATVFVFAVVIYFQGFRVDLPIKSARYRGQYSSYPIKLFYTSNIPIILQSALVSNLYVISQMLSVRFSGNFLVNLLGQWADVSGGGPARSYPVGGLCYYLSPPESMGAIFEDPVHVIVYIIFMLGSCAFFSKTWIEVSGSSAKDVAKQLKEQQMVMRGHRDTSMVHELNRYIPTAAAFGGLCIGALSVLADFLGAIGSGTGILLAVTIIYQYFEIFVKEQAEVGGVGALFF is encoded by the exons ATGGGGA tCAAATTCCTAGAAGTTATCAAGCCTTTCTGCGCAGTTTTACCAGAAATCCAGAAGCCTGAAAGGAAA ATTCAGTTCAGAGAAAAAGTTTTATGGACAGCTATCACTCTCTTCATTTTTTTAGTATGTTGCCAG ATACCATTGTTTGGAATAATGTCTTCAGACTCTGCCGATCCTTTCTACTGGATGAGAGTCATTCTTGCGTCCAACAGAG GCACTCTGATGGAGTTGGGTATCTCTCCTATTGTGACTTCTGGTTTAATTATGCAGCTGCTGGCTGGAGCCAAGATAATTGAAGTTGGTGACACACCAAAAGACCGAGCCCTATTCAATGGCGCTCAGAAGT TGTTTGGAATGATCATCACTATTGGGCAGGCGATTGTGTATGTCATGACCGGGATGTATGGGGATCCTGCAGAAATGGGTGCTGGAATCTGTCTCCTGATCATAATTCAG CTGTTTGTTGCTGGCCTGATTGTCCTGCTGCTGGATGAATTGCTACAGAAAGGCTATGGCTTGGGTTCTGGGATCTCTCTCTTTATTGCCACTAACATTTGCGAAACCATTGTCTGGAAGGCATTCAGTCCCACGACCATCAACACTGGAAGAG GAACGGAGTTTGAGGGTGCCGTCATTGCATTGTTCCATCTTTTGGCTACGCGAACCGATAAAGTCCGTGCCCTGCGGGAGGCCTTCTACCGCCAGAATTTGCCTAATCTTATGAATCTGATTGCTACAGTGTTTGTGTTTGCTGTAGTCATCTACTTTCAG ggaTTTCGTGTTGATCTCCCCATCAAGTCTGCCCGATATCGTGGACAATACAGCAGCTATCCCATCAAGCTTTTCTACACCTCCAACATTCCCATCATCCTCCAGTCTGCTTTAGTTTCCAACCTCTATGTGATATCTCAGATGTTGTCTGTGCGGTTCAGCGGCAACTTCTTGGTCAACTTACTTGGGCAGTGGGCG GATGTTAGTGGTGGTGGTCCAGCCCGTTCCTACCCTGTCGGAGGCCTCTGTTACTATCTCTCCCCCCCAGAATCTATGGGTGCTATATTTGAGGATCCAGTTCATGTGATTGTGTATATTATATTTATGTTGGGATCCTGTGCATTTTTCTCCAAGACATGGATTGAAGTGTCTGGATCGTCTGCAAAAGAC GTTGCCAAGCAACTGAAAGAACAGCAAATGGTGATGAGAGGCCACAGGGACACATCCATGGTTCATGAGTTAAACAG GTACATCCCCACAGCAGCTGCATTTGGAGGCTTGTGTATTGGCGCCCTTTCGGTCTTGGCAGACTTCCTGGGTGCCATTGGGTCTGGCACGGGCATTCTGCTTGCAGTCACCATTATTTATCAGTACTTTGAGATCTTTGTCAAAGAGCAGGCAGAGGTTGGAGGAGTGGGTGCTTTATTTTTCTAA